One Syntrophobacterales bacterium genomic window carries:
- a CDS encoding TRAP transporter large permease, with the protein MNEVIVGIIGLAVVLILFLTGIELAFAMIAIGFLGFGYLISWDAALNLLAKDFFDVLNSYGFTVIPLFILMGQVAFNSGIAKRLFDAAYKYIGHIPGGLAMATVAGATAFKSICGSSPATAATFASVAVPEMERYGYDKRLSTGIVSSVGTLGVLLPPSVTLIIFGIITDQSIGRLFLAGILPGLMIAAFFVAIVYGWCKINPKIGPKGPKSSWSERIKAVPEIGWVVLVFVLVIGGILKGFFTPTEAGSVGTFLVLLLTFGKRDLNFKGYLKSVMESVCTACMVLMLIAGSTVLGHFIAVTKIPMIAADWIVSLPLHPAIIMIFISLIYLVGGSFIDDLAFMILATPIFFPAIQQLGYNPLWFGMMIGITVMIGVVVPPVAINVFVVKQITKIPFGVIYSGVYPFLISLVVGGIVLFVFPQLATWLPNMLMPG; encoded by the coding sequence ATGAATGAGGTAATTGTCGGCATAATCGGTTTGGCAGTTGTATTGATTCTATTCCTCACCGGAATCGAACTGGCATTCGCCATGATCGCCATAGGTTTTCTTGGCTTCGGGTACCTAATTTCCTGGGATGCCGCGTTGAATCTTCTCGCGAAAGATTTTTTCGATGTTCTCAACAGTTATGGTTTTACCGTTATTCCGCTCTTCATATTGATGGGGCAGGTTGCGTTCAACTCAGGTATCGCCAAGAGACTGTTTGATGCAGCCTATAAATATATCGGTCACATCCCAGGAGGATTGGCCATGGCAACGGTCGCCGGGGCTACGGCTTTCAAGTCCATATGCGGTTCCTCTCCGGCCACTGCGGCTACTTTCGCAAGTGTTGCAGTCCCTGAAATGGAACGTTACGGGTACGACAAAAGGCTATCCACTGGTATTGTGTCCAGCGTCGGCACCCTTGGGGTCCTCCTGCCACCCAGTGTTACACTGATCATTTTCGGAATTATCACCGACCAGTCCATAGGGAGACTCTTTCTTGCCGGGATTCTTCCAGGTCTCATGATCGCTGCCTTCTTTGTTGCCATCGTCTATGGGTGGTGCAAAATAAATCCCAAAATAGGCCCCAAGGGTCCGAAATCATCGTGGAGTGAAAGAATAAAAGCGGTGCCGGAAATAGGATGGGTTGTCCTGGTCTTCGTTCTCGTCATCGGCGGTATCCTGAAAGGCTTCTTCACGCCGACAGAAGCAGGGAGCGTGGGTACGTTCCTCGTTCTTCTACTCACATTCGGTAAGAGGGACCTCAATTTCAAAGGTTACCTGAAGTCCGTCATGGAATCGGTTTGCACTGCATGTATGGTACTTATGCTGATTGCGGGCTCGACAGTGCTCGGTCACTTCATAGCCGTGACGAAAATACCGATGATCGCCGCCGATTGGATCGTCTCGCTTCCACTGCACCCGGCAATAATTATGATCTTCATCTCGCTCATCTACTTGGTCGGCGGATCTTTTATTGATGACCTTGCGTTCATGATCCTTGCCACCCCCATATTCTTCCCGGCCATTCAGCAACTGGGTTATAACCCGCTCTGGTTCGGAATGATGATCGGCATTACCGTTATGATCGGCGTGGTGGTACCTCCGGTGGCGATCAACGTCTTCGTGGTAAAACAGATCACGAAAATTCCGTTCGGCGTCATCTATAGCGGGGTATACCCGTTCCTCATCAGTCTCGTTGTGGGCGGCATCGTACTCTTTGTTTTTCCTCAGCTTGCCACCTGGCTTCCAAACATGCTTATGCCAGGGTAA
- the gmd gene encoding GDP-mannose 4,6-dehydratase — protein MTRALITGITGQDGSYLAEFLLSKGYEVHGLIRRASTFNTGRIDHIYSDPHTPGMRLFLHYGDLSDSGQLINLVYNIQPDEIYHVGAQSHVKVSFDMPEYTGDITGLGTTRIIDAVRGSGISAKFYQASSSELFGASLPPQNENTPFYPRSPYGAAKLYAYWMTVNYRQGYGMFACNGILFNHESPRRGETFVTRKITRAVANILTGNQRRLYLGNLNAKRDWGFAPEYIEMMWLMLQQDRPDDYVVGTGDSHSIKEFLNLAFRYIGIELGWEGNGPDEKGVIRSMAPRVSLAASQLSVGDILVEVDPRYFRPTEVDFLQADISKAKEKLDWQPRTTFDELVKIMIDYDLKMVGIEPPGDGITSSICKGFTYTNHDFAFYEKIREGC, from the coding sequence ATGACACGAGCGTTAATTACGGGAATAACAGGCCAGGATGGCAGCTACCTGGCGGAATTTTTGTTGAGCAAGGGGTACGAAGTCCACGGATTGATACGTCGCGCGAGTACGTTCAATACGGGCAGAATTGATCACATTTACTCAGACCCTCATACCCCAGGCATGAGATTATTCCTGCACTACGGCGACCTTTCGGATTCGGGTCAGCTTATTAATCTTGTATATAATATACAGCCGGACGAAATATATCATGTGGGGGCCCAGAGCCATGTGAAGGTCAGTTTCGATATGCCCGAGTACACAGGGGACATAACGGGCCTTGGGACCACAAGGATAATTGATGCGGTCCGTGGAAGCGGAATAAGTGCGAAATTTTACCAGGCTTCTTCGTCTGAGCTGTTTGGTGCCTCCCTTCCACCGCAAAACGAAAATACGCCGTTCTACCCCAGGAGTCCTTACGGGGCTGCAAAACTCTACGCCTACTGGATGACAGTGAACTACAGGCAGGGATACGGCATGTTTGCATGCAACGGCATTCTCTTCAACCACGAATCCCCCCGAAGGGGTGAGACTTTTGTCACCAGGAAGATAACGAGGGCTGTGGCGAATATCCTGACGGGCAATCAGAGGCGGCTCTATCTCGGCAACCTGAACGCCAAAAGAGACTGGGGTTTCGCACCGGAATATATCGAAATGATGTGGCTCATGCTTCAGCAAGACAGGCCCGACGATTACGTAGTGGGGACAGGCGACAGCCACTCAATCAAAGAATTCCTCAATCTTGCCTTCCGTTACATCGGTATTGAACTGGGTTGGGAGGGAAATGGTCCCGATGAAAAAGGAGTGATCCGTTCCATGGCGCCACGGGTCTCCCTTGCCGCATCGCAGCTTAGCGTCGGAGACATTCTTGTTGAAGTCGATCCCCGTTATTTCAGGCCGACAGAGGTCGATTTCCTGCAGGCCGACATTTCAAAGGCAAAGGAGAAGTTGGACTGGCAGCCGAGGACAACATTTGACGAACTGGTCAAAATCATGATTGATTACGATCTCAAGATGGTGGGTATCGAGCCTCCCGGAGACGGCATCACATCTTCCATATGTAAAGGATTCACCTATACGAACCACGATTTTGCCTTTTACGAAAAAATTCGGGAAGGGTGCTGA
- a CDS encoding glycosyltransferase family 2 protein, with translation MNRTGSVDSGKILSIVIITKDTKDLLKDLLTSIGQDASTQFSLLEIIVVDNGSTDGTDVMVREEFSGILLVKNGANLGFAASANAGFRQSSGEFVLFLNSDTILIEGELSKMLRYMVHNRDVGICGPQLVYEDMRLQRSSAPIPSLMPEIVPRALLERVFPRKYSGKAVYPRQNSLSPVDENRAKYEGYDVESLIGAAVMARREAVERVKGFDERFFFFLEESDLCARIRTEGLRVVLFPGAKVIHLQGKTVRKSWVNGRIEYNISMYKFIRKHYSSIYYRCFQLVRFVKATVFLAVLTCLPILLIGKRTRRTYTYYARLVMWHFSGCPDDAGLHPTVKVQSRAH, from the coding sequence ATGAACAGGACAGGAAGTGTGGACAGCGGGAAGATCCTCTCAATTGTAATTATTACAAAAGACACGAAAGACCTCCTTAAGGACCTGCTCACGTCCATCGGACAGGACGCCTCAACCCAATTTTCCCTCCTCGAAATCATTGTGGTCGACAACGGGTCAACCGACGGGACAGATGTAATGGTCCGCGAGGAATTCTCCGGGATATTACTGGTGAAAAATGGGGCGAACCTCGGGTTTGCCGCGTCGGCCAATGCGGGGTTTAGGCAGTCCTCCGGAGAATTCGTGCTTTTCCTCAATTCCGACACTATCCTTATAGAAGGGGAGTTGTCGAAAATGTTGCGGTATATGGTTCACAACCGCGATGTGGGTATATGCGGTCCGCAGCTTGTCTATGAAGATATGCGCCTTCAGCGTTCGTCAGCGCCGATCCCGTCCCTCATGCCCGAGATCGTTCCGCGGGCCTTGCTTGAGCGAGTCTTTCCCCGCAAATATTCCGGTAAGGCCGTTTATCCAAGACAAAACTCTCTTTCGCCGGTCGACGAAAACAGGGCCAAATACGAGGGTTATGACGTCGAATCCCTCATAGGGGCCGCAGTAATGGCGCGAAGGGAGGCAGTGGAACGGGTGAAAGGATTTGACGAGAGATTCTTCTTCTTTCTTGAAGAGTCGGACCTTTGTGCAAGGATACGGACCGAAGGATTGCGGGTTGTTCTCTTTCCTGGGGCAAAGGTAATACATTTGCAGGGAAAGACTGTAAGGAAAAGCTGGGTCAACGGAAGAATAGAGTACAATATCTCTATGTACAAGTTCATAAGAAAACATTACTCGTCCATATATTACCGATGTTTTCAGCTTGTGAGGTTTGTAAAAGCCACTGTATTTCTTGCTGTTCTGACATGTCTGCCAATCCTCCTTATCGGGAAGAGAACAAGACGGACTTATACATACTATGCCCGCCTTGTAATGTGGCATTTTTCCGGGTGTCCCGACGACGCCGGACTGCACCCGACTGTTAAGGTCCAATCCAGGGCTCACTAA
- a CDS encoding alanine--glyoxylate aminotransferase family protein, with protein sequence MQKRYLLAPGPTAIPPEVLLKMAEPIIHHRNPLFEAIVEEVRENLKYLFGTKNEVLIFTSSGTGAMEGAVTNMLSPGDKTAVVRSGKFGERWSKICSAYGVETIDIDVPWGDLLDPRAIDDVLKVHPEVKAVYTQATDTSTGAKFPVREIAAIVKRYPGTLMVVDGITGVGVFELPQDEWNIDILISGAQKALMLPPGLAFAGVSDKAWEFSKTSKIPKFYFNWARELTNMKKNQTNFTPAISLIIGLRESLRIIREEGLANVYRRIDLLANATREAACALGLKVFAKSPSPAVTAIVAPDGIDGQAIYKTLWKKYGVTGAGGQDQLKGKVFRIATLGYADKYDVITAISALEFTLRDLGYKFEMGAGVAKAVDCLKDL encoded by the coding sequence ATGCAAAAACGATACTTGCTGGCTCCAGGTCCGACGGCGATACCACCCGAGGTCCTGCTGAAGATGGCTGAACCGATCATACATCATAGAAACCCTCTTTTTGAGGCCATAGTAGAAGAAGTAAGGGAGAATCTGAAGTATCTCTTCGGAACGAAGAATGAGGTGTTAATTTTCACTTCTTCAGGTACAGGGGCAATGGAAGGTGCGGTAACCAACATGCTTTCCCCGGGAGACAAAACGGCGGTCGTGAGAAGCGGGAAATTTGGGGAGCGGTGGTCCAAGATCTGCAGCGCCTACGGTGTGGAGACAATAGACATAGACGTGCCGTGGGGAGATCTTCTCGACCCAAGGGCCATTGATGATGTCCTCAAGGTTCATCCGGAAGTGAAGGCAGTCTATACTCAGGCTACGGACACCTCGACAGGGGCGAAATTTCCGGTCAGAGAGATCGCGGCCATAGTAAAAAGATACCCCGGCACCCTTATGGTGGTCGACGGCATCACAGGGGTAGGTGTCTTTGAACTACCCCAAGATGAGTGGAACATAGATATCCTGATAAGCGGCGCCCAAAAAGCCCTTATGCTGCCCCCTGGCTTGGCCTTTGCCGGTGTGAGCGACAAGGCGTGGGAGTTCAGTAAAACCTCAAAGATACCAAAATTCTATTTCAATTGGGCCAGAGAGCTCACAAATATGAAAAAAAATCAGACCAACTTTACACCCGCAATCTCCCTTATTATCGGTCTCAGGGAGTCCCTTAGGATTATCCGGGAGGAGGGGTTAGCGAATGTTTACAGACGGATTGATCTCCTTGCCAACGCTACCCGTGAGGCGGCGTGCGCCCTCGGTCTCAAGGTATTCGCCAAGTCCCCCAGTCCGGCGGTCACCGCGATCGTCGCCCCAGACGGAATTGACGGACAGGCGATATATAAGACCCTTTGGAAGAAGTACGGGGTCACGGGGGCTGGAGGCCAGGATCAGTTGAAGGGCAAGGTATTCAGGATCGCCACCTTGGGGTACGCAGACAAATATGACGTTATAACGGCAATTTCTGCCCTTGAATTTACTTTAAGAGATCTGGGCTATAAATTCGAAATGGGGGCAGGGGTAGCAAAGGCCGTTGATTGCCTCAAGGACCTCTAA
- a CDS encoding HAD family hydrolase, translated as MSEETGTETIPVIKGVIFDFDGTLTELTLDFRFMKAEIVKIVRRYVQEETVTALKDHPILEMIYEAEDRLGKTGAKLRQEAFERLRILELEASMGKEVYPYTREVLALIKKKSVKVGVITRSCIDVLRGVFPDIDEYVMGIVTREHLREVKPHPGQAYAISSLLSIYPEESMLAGDHPTDIAAGKAAGMKTVGLLTGRTTKHEFEKAGATYILEDIRGIPDLIH; from the coding sequence TTGTCGGAGGAAACAGGGACGGAAACTATACCCGTAATAAAAGGCGTTATTTTTGACTTTGACGGTACCCTGACGGAACTGACGCTTGATTTCCGGTTCATGAAGGCAGAGATTGTCAAGATCGTTCGGCGGTATGTGCAGGAGGAGACAGTAACGGCATTAAAAGATCACCCTATCTTGGAGATGATTTATGAGGCGGAAGACCGACTCGGGAAGACAGGCGCGAAGTTGAGACAGGAGGCCTTTGAACGCTTAAGAATCCTTGAGCTTGAAGCGTCCATGGGCAAAGAGGTCTATCCGTATACCAGGGAAGTGTTGGCGCTGATAAAAAAGAAAAGCGTCAAGGTTGGCGTCATCACGCGAAGCTGCATTGATGTGTTGAGAGGTGTCTTCCCTGATATTGATGAATACGTCATGGGTATCGTAACCCGTGAGCATTTAAGGGAGGTTAAGCCTCATCCGGGACAGGCATATGCCATCTCTTCGCTTCTTTCCATTTATCCGGAAGAGAGTATGCTTGCCGGCGATCATCCCACAGATATCGCAGCCGGGAAAGCGGCAGGAATGAAAACCGTCGGTCTTCTTACCGGACGAACTACGAAACATGAGTTTGAAAAGGCCGGAGCCACATATATTCTGGAAGATATACGCGGAATACCCGATCTAATCCATTGA